DNA sequence from the Penicillium psychrofluorescens genome assembly, chromosome: 3 genome:
GAATATGCCTCTGCTGATAGGTTGATTATAGTAGGCGACATATGCTGCTTGTAGAATATGTTACCGAGTGCCTGTGGCCCGCTGGTTAGAGTTATATAATACGGGATAGACACGACCTACTATCTGCATGCGGATCTGAGAAAATAGCTCTAGTCCGGCGAGAGTGTGCAGTAGCTCAAAGCCCCGCATCTTGATGAGCAGCGTAGCCCCTTGCACATGGCTCTTCCAGCGGCCCATCAAATCCGATTGACAGCATGTTATCGTCTATGACCCATTAGACCGAATTATAGGCTAGAGAGGAATTGTACTGCCTCACCTCATACACGCTGAGCAGTGTCACAGCCGCTAGAGTAGAGTCTGATTTGCACTTGATAGGGTCTTGCAGCGCGCTATTAGTAGCCAGTAAGGCAGTGCTATATTCTTGACGCGCTGCAAGCATTAGTTCCGGCAACCTGTGGGCATTGGACATAGTTGCCAACCCTATAGCCTTGATCGAGGCTTCTAGTGCCGGGATTGGATCCCTGCCTAACAGCTCTGGGACATATGGCAGCATACCTAAGGTTCGGTTGCTGCCTACGTAAGATTTCAAGGTGCATAGTGTTGCACGGTCATCCATCGAAACTGAAACAGGTGCTGGGATCAATGAGACCGGCTCGTATTCTGAGGATTCAAGGGAGATGTCATGCTGGAACTGGGCTTTCCCAATCACCTGCTCGCTCTGATTGCAGAATCGCACGGCCGTGGGATCTCGATATCCTGAGCATACCCTATTTACTCGGATACACTGCgaacaccatggccttcGCTGATCGCACTGCTCGAGTTAATGGGCTAGATCGAGAGGCGTCAATTTCACGCATACCTTGAGACGCCGAGCTCGACACAAAGCACAGCTTGGGCTGAGTCTGCCCCTGTACACCATTGTGTCCAGGTTCCGAAAACAGTAATCACTTCGGTTGAGAAGGTTAGACGAGTTTTATGAGGCAAGGTGAAGAGGGGGTCTGCTTGACTTAAAACTAATAAATGGGGCGGGAAGCTCAATAGACGGCTGAAAGCCTAAATCTGACTCGCCCACAGCCGTACGCGGAGTGCAGTGAAATAATTGGACTGGATTCTCCGGCAAGTGGGCCATAGCGAGTTCTATACTGCTTTGGGTTAATTAGGTTGGTTCCGTCCTCACATTGGGAGCTTGGCATTTGCTTATTTACTGTGGTAATAAACTAGTAAACCAGCTCTATTGAGGCGGTGCTAGCATGTGGTTGGCATTTTAGTACAGGCCCTAAAAATAAATACAGTAACTTCCAAGTTAACGTTTCATGCTAACTTCCTAGCCAATTAGACACTGAAGATAATTAGGTCTTTCAGCCTGCAGTCCGCCTTGACTCTTTCCTGTAGTTTTCGTATAAGCGAACCTTATCTATGATCCAAGGCTGAATTAAAAAAACCGATGTTCTAATACTGTGGAAAGACCGATGAGTGGCAAGATTTGATGATCATTATTTTCGATGCTGGGGGCTAGAAGTCCGCTCAGCCATCGGCTAGCTGATCAATTGCGAAGTGTATTCCAAATAGGGAGCGAGTTTTAGTGGTCAAAAAATCATAAACGAAACagggggtggtgggagagaagTTATAAATTTTGGTTCATATCTATTCAACGGAAGAATACTAAGCTTCTTACATTTACTCAATTTTTTATCCTGCCGAGTACCTCTAGTACGCAGCCTATCTACTACACAACATACCTTCACTACTGAGCTATCACAATGCGTCTTTTCTCCTACATTCTTGTCACTCTCATCGCATCTGCATCGGCCCTTGGACTTTCAACAACGGCTGGATGCGAGGGAAAGACCAGGAGCAGATATCCAAACAAATGCGAAATTACTAAAGTTTTCGGCCTCCTCAACCAGGGCAAAATcccggccttcttctcccgaGTCGCGCCAGATGTCAACTGGACCTTGATGGGTACTCATGCGCTTGCTGGCGAGTATCACAATCGCACCATTTTTATCACCGATACCCTAGAACGACTGGGAAGTACGATGTTTTCCCAGTCTACTTCTCTGAGGCTGCTTGACGTGATTGGTGGAGGGGATAGTGAATGGAGCGTGCAGGAATTGCATGGATTGGGGGTGTGTAAGAACGGTGAGTATTACGACTAACTAGCAATTATTCATGATACTTGGATGAGATGGCTGATACTGACGTCTTGAGTACAGGGCTCAAATACGACAACAGATTCGCATGGGTCACGCGCTGGAACACCGATGGATATATTGTCGAAGTGCGCTCGTACCTGGATTCGGCATTGGTCCAGAGAGCTATCACGGAGAATGAATCTGGCGAATACACCTACACTGATCAGCGGAGTACTTTGAAGCCGGGTCCTGTGGGCATTAATTGCGCCGCATGAGTTCAAACCCCAATGTTAGCAAATGATGTATCAAGGTGTCGTCGAATTTGCTAAGGAACCATCAGCTTTACTCTGCTGTTTTTGGCCCCTAATTTTGTATTACACTTAGTCATTTCGATGATTTAGTTCACTAGTTGTGTTTGCTTTTACGTTCAGGGGTCTACTTTAGCTCCCTAATCTCCAACAATACATTTTTGTTATACAATCTGACGCATTTCCCTTGCACCAATATCTCTTCTGTGCACAGAATTTACATCATTGCTATCAGGAGATTCTATCAGTAGCTTTCATTTTAAAATTTTATACTCATAAAAGACTGTATGGCATATCTTATATGCTTTAATACCTGTCTTGTAACAGACAGGGAGATGCAACGCCATTTCAAGCTACCTCGAAATCAGTGAAAGTTTCAGCGCTGAACAAATGGTCAAATATCGTTCCCAAAAACAAGTCTCCCAAGTACTACCTTCAAGAGATTATATTATTGGCACACATGATAAAAGAAAGGACGGTTCGAGAGACTTTTTAGCGGCGTCCAACCTCCAGCCCCATTCTTATGTaaccctcctcgtcgtcctgcTTTGGTTGCTCAGGAGCCTTATCCAACGCAAAGCCGGCGATCTCGACAATGAGGCACACAATGAACTCCATAATAACGTCCATTCCGAGCATGACCCATGCACTATAGGTAGAGTCGTCAAGGATACGGAGACAAGAGTAGGTGAGGCGAACAATGATTAAAGGCATGCTCACAGCCACAGCCGGAAGGATCAGCTTCTCGCTCGGGACAATATACTGTCTGTTGCACCATGCCAGGAAAAGCTCTATAAGGAGGAGGACCGTGACGACGATCATGAGAATAATACCGACACGGCTGAGGCTGTTGTAGTGGATAGTGATGGTGCTACCGGAGGCGTTGTATTTCGACTGCGTACCCCCAACGAGGAGCAGAATCAGGGCCACTGCCATAAGAGCTTCGACGATGCGCCGGTATAAGGGCTTCAAGATGATTGGACCGTTGCGGTGGATGGAGTCGAACGCACGGCTGAGCAGGCCGACGAGCATCAAAACTAGGGGGCCAAGGCCCATGCTGTTTGTGACCATCCAGCCTATGTAAAGATTCTTATTGTAGGCATCATGGATTGAGGCGAGACGCATTGATTCACCAATGAGACGAGCCAAAgagaggatgacgaggaagcGGAAGCCGGCGCTGCGGGCCAGGCCATGCTTCCAGCAGAGGTAGATACCACCGACGAGATAGAAGGAATAGACGACCAAATCGCCAATGGAGATCTTGTCGTATATGTCGATGCTCCGCGAAACCATTGTGAACACGTGAGTATGAACGCAGGGTATGAGTGGATGCCTTTTTGACTTGCAACTGGCTGGGCTGTATGCTACCAGTGTTGGGCAAAAATGCTAACTGAGCAAAGGAAAAACGAGGTGATGTGTTTCCATTTCATGGAAACGAGACCTTTTTAAATCTtctctcaccatctccgatATCTTTTGAGAGGTTATGATACTTAATCCACCCTCCCCTTTTGGAATGCACTTCGCTTTTCGTGCAGATCGGGCTGAGCAAGCTTCTGGATCTAAACTGGCTGAAACGGCTGTGATCAACAAGCCATGGAAGGATTTGGTTTAGTGTGGGGCCATAATTCAAAATTGCCATATTTAGCGCGTACTAAATGCTAACTGGATCCTGGCACAGCCGCAGTCACGTAGTGTAAGAATCGGATTAGAGGCACCCCTAAGCTGATGAGTTGGTTTTTATATATACACATGTTAGGGCCGTTGAGATACGTATATGTTATAGGACCTTCAtacgaagtcctattatagttatacttagctaaagTTTTATGAAGCCTTATGTATTAACCGCCTTTCTATTCTactatgttttccccttattatgttttcccccttatttattccttttctctttaacgaatccttcttataCATAGGatactctattaattaatataatttggcttgttccctaATAATCAGGTACCTAAAATCGCCAAAATTAGGTTTAGGCTCTTATTTACAAAGCTGAATCCTAGAGGTCTTTATATAAAGGGGTAGGTAGCGCATTTAGTTTACCCTATCTACCTTTTTATTCTATTCTTATTATTTTCTCTAACTAACCTATGATTCATTTAGCGCTAATTACTATATCACTAGTTTGACTAATTCCAAACATTCACTACGTGAGTTCTCTTTACCATATTTACAATATCCTATGTCCTTTTCCTAAGACAAACTTCTAGTTGTAATAGGTCAGGGAATTTATAATACTACTAGTGCAAAGAAGCCTCTATCTATGTAAGACCCCCTATAGGTATAAAGTATATGGTATAGAGATCTAGATGCTAATAAATTCCAAAGCACTCCTAAAATGAGCTTAGGAGTGCTAGCAGTCTAGCTCTATGCCTACAAAAACCCAAAGCACTCCTAAAATAGGCCGGCAGTCCGGCTCCATGCCTATAAGTATTTCTAGTTCTAGCCTATCCATATAATGCTAGAATCACAGATGCAATGGTCGCGAGTTCTCTACACTTAGTAATTAGCGGAGGTACTAGCATGAGAATTCAGATTTTCCTCCTAATATTAAGTGCCACATTTGTGCTAGAACGTTCGCCCGAACGAGAACGCAGAATAAACATATTAAGGCCATCTATGGCCGCCTCGAGCTTCACTTATAGGGGGGTTCAAAATGTCGTTATTTTTCCTATATGCTTTACTTTTATTCTATTGAGCTTCGATTTTGATTGAAAATGGGTTTATGCAATAGTCCTTTCCCTATTTTAGAGTAGGGAAAAGTTGAGGGTAGCAAATTGATGGGTACAACGCCTTTGTCTCATTAATTAGTGCGATAATTACCTTTCTAACGCCACATATGCGCAAATGCTGCGTGGATTTGGTACGAAGGCACGGTCCCCAAAGTGTGATGCCCAAAAAAGGGAGGAGTATTATGGCTATTTGCATAATAAAGGAATGTGATGGTATCGTTAATACTGGCTTATTCTTTTTCTACTAGCATGGCAATTAATCTAAGATTGTGAACAATGGTATTCTTGTTTAAATTGAAGGATTCTAAAATTCCTAAGTGTTTAGATCTGATCTTCCGTGGATAGGACCTGAGTTTTACTAAAGGTTATAGTACAAATCGAGTAGGGCGAAAACGGGTTTTTAGCTAAGTCACATCATCTCCGCCTACTGagcgagcttcttgtcgagaGGTTAGAGCGTTAAAGCATCTATTATGCGGCGTGTATATTATGGAGGTGGTACTATGGAATCTTAAGGCATAGTGCATAGTATTCATCGCTACTTAGAGATATGGTGGGGCGGCTAAGGTCGTGCGAAGGAGAATAGAAAGAAAGCTGCTTGACTTATAAACCATTTAACTCGGCTTTGACTAGAATCAAATTTTCACTAGGTAAATATACGGGCTTGCTACAAAGTTACGAATTTGATCATAAAGTGGGCTAGTAGAAGGGATCTAAGGATTTGCTCTCGTGCTACGATTTAACCTCGTGGGTTCACCTATGTAGTTACTAAACTGTGTATAGCCTATTAATCAATGCTAGCCCCAATATATAGGTTAGTAACCCTAGGCTATAGGACTTTATGAAATTATGACTCTCTTACGTTTTGAATATCTCGACTACTAAATAGCATAGCTCTAGGTGCCTAAGGTAGACTCCATCGATGACGAAGACCATCAACTAGTCTAGCCGTCACTATCTAAGCGTATTCACACTTTGTTTGGTTATTTCCTACGGGCTATGCTCGCTCTAGACTATTAGCTAGCCTATCCCCTTATTATCTAGCGAGGAATTTGTGCCAGATCCTAGGAAGGTAGATTCTTAGAAGCGCAATAATTTATATTTAGTAAGCAGGGTAAATTCCGGCCGGATCCAATGGGTTGGCATCGTTGGATCAGCGTACAACACCGTTCATTATATGCGCTCTATAGATCCAAATTAACACATCTCAATATTAGCAGGATCCGCTTTTCTGGTTGATTCGGGTATTATCGCTCCTCTGTTACAAACAACAATTTCATATGTCGGTGAGAGTCAAGTGTGCAGTACTGGGAAATCTTTAGTCCGTAGTATCGGGGCCCGTGCCAATTTCTAGAGGTAGATAAAAGGCCCCTCTGCGATACGCTGCCCTAGACCACCACAAACTATTTTCCGGTCTTTTAGTCAAGCGTACTCCCACTCGACCCTTGATACCGCATCCTAAGCCATTAGAGAACGATTTAAATGTGAGCAGTGTATTTGCTTGATATTTTTCTGAAGAAATTGACTGGTCTCAGATCTACGTGAACCATATGCTTCTAGCTTAGATGCTTAACCAGCAAATAAATGTGCTGGAGGCGAACGAAGTCTTTGAAGAGACTGACGGATGTTTCAATTTTGCGGGCACCCTCATAGTGTACCAATTGAACAATGAGGTGCACTACGGAGTCTTGAAAATTCGTTATTCTTCTGTTTCGGATGTCCGCCTAGAGCTTCTCGAGAATGATATCCTGGTTCCTAAATCAGCCTTCTAACCTCTAGTTTTACCTAAGTTCACACGTGCACCTAATCCGCTGCCGGCCAATTCTTATATAAAGAAGCCTTAGCTGATCTGTTACGATCGAATCCGTCAAGGGCCTCAACCAAACTTAATCGTAGAATCTGTCCTTATGGAGGCAGAAATCTGTGAGCTTTTAATGGGGCACGACCATCCCAACATTGCTACGTATCTTAGCTGCTAGGTTTCTGATAGCAGAATTACCGGCCTTTGCTTCGCTAAGTATCCGTGCACCCTGATGCAAGAAGTCAACCCTGGTAGCTTAATGAAGCGAAAACTTAGAAGCTCGCGTTAAGCCACGAAGGACTGCAGTCGTGTCCTGTCTGGAATTGAAGACGGCATCAATCAAATCCATTCTCTGGGACTGGTTCATAATGATATCAATCTAAGCAACATCATGCTAGACGGTGATAGGCCAGTCATCATTGATTTTGGCTCTTGCAGAAAGGTGGGACAAAGTCTAGAAGGCGTTGGTCGCACCTATGAGTGGTACGATGAGAAAGTATAGTAGTCTGTCTTTGAAAATGATCTTAATGCTTTGGAAGAGATTCGTATATGGCTAGGAGATGATTCACGAGAGTTTCAATTTGATGAGTAGCTTTCTGATATACATTGAAATATTCCCGTATAGCAAAGTGCCGAATCTATTAGAGAAAATTGAGGATACAACATCTCAATAGATGCATTTCCACTATAGAACCATTCAATTTTTTGACACCACTCATCGTAGGCTCATGATTCGGCATGAGAATCTCCTAGAACACGAAAATCTTAGCATAGTCGTGATATATTATCATAATAGTACTTGCCATTCAGTTAGGCTTGTAATCTATAGAATTTTTGCACTAAGTTTCGTGACAGTCGCTAACTTTCACCCTTCTTCCGCTAGGCTTTTCGGTTTTGAATAGGCAAGTGTTCACTAGTTCTTCCATTGTTGCTTGCATAATGCTCTTGAGGTCGGGTAGGTCTGTTGGATTGGTTTAGGGGCGTTTTATATTCGCAGGTAATATTAACTAACAAGAAAAGTAAAATggctcttcatcgtcttATATATATCTAGGAAGGGTGCACGGCTCCCTTTTGCCTTTTAAAGCGCAGTATCTTTTTCGTGATTCTTAAAAAACGGGTCACCAAATGCATTCGCGCCACAGCCAACGTGCCATTGAAGACCGGACGATGGTAAGCAAACAGCGGCCAATGTGTTGTAGAGTTTAGATAATACGAAGAAATATCGTACTGTATGTTGTACCCTTGCATTTTCCCCATCCGTCAGCCGCAGATGAGCAACTGTTACACCCAAGCGATGGAAAAAGTTACTTAGAGATCATGAAGAGATTTGTAGACATCAAGGCATAGAAGTTGGGACCATTCGAAGCGCCGTATATTTTCTCTCGGGCATTACGGGTGAACGTGGGCTTATCTGGAGCATCGTAAAAGCAGGGATTATTATCCTATGAAAGAGGCCTCCGTTTCGCACGTCCTTGGGACTTGTCACAGGACAGTCGCAACAGCGCTAGCACGGTCCTCTAATTCACGCAAAGACCATCACCATGGCGCTATGCAAGATGCATGAAGCATGGGCGTTGATGGTCTCGTCCCATGAGAGACCGGTTAACATGCGGCTGATCAAAGTGCTAGCACGGACTCCCTGAACTCGGGGTATCACTGTACACATCGACGAAACTATACGCATTGAGCAGCAGTTCGCTGGGCATTAGCACCGATCTTATAGTACTTTTCAGTAAAATTGAATTATAACCTTACTAAATTTTCATACATAACGTACTACGTAATGGAGCTCTAATGGGATGCATGATATGTCCCCACTGACCCCACACGGAGAAATAGCTCGGAGAATCTAGCAACAGTCCAATCGTGGTTCGTAGAGACATTGATCACCAGATACACATCCCAGGCGCCCCTCATGATCTGATTTCGTTCTAGACTGACTGGCCAGTAAAGCTTGAAATATAAATAACCCCTTTTTAACCACCTCTACCCTGCTAGACATCATCTCAAACACAAAACAATTCAAGCTCCAATAtcacaaccacaacaacaaaaaTGGCTAGCACTGGCATTCCCAAAACGCAAACCGTCGCTCTTGTCCGTGACTTAGGTGGAACAGTCGAGTTCAAGACTGACTACCCCGTTCCCATGCCGGGGACAAATGAAGTCCTAGCCAAAGTGCTATATACCGGAGTTTGCCAGAGCGGTTCGTTCTCCCCTCTCTGCCTCGTTCCCTCCCTTTCCATCTAGAGCAACTACTGAATCATAGTCTCACACGTACATTCACAATATACTCTAACATTTTGATTAAAAAAAGACCTCCACACCAAAGCTGGCACAGCCGCCGGACCCGATGGCACGCCAATTACAAAAATCAAGCTCCCGCACGTCGGCGGCCACGAAGGAATTGGAGAAATCGTTGCGCTAGGCCCAGACATCACACACAGCCACGGACTGAAAGTTGGCGGACTAGTGGGGATCCGGTTTTCGAGCCGCATCTGTCGGCGGTGCGAGTTTTGTCTTGCCGGTACGGAGCAGTACTGCATTAAAAGTACCAATCATCTCCACCATGAGGATGGGAGCTTTCAGCAGTATATTGCGCTCGATGCGGATTATTTGACGGTTCTTCCGAATGATGTGGATCCGAAGGTTATGGGGCCGGTTCTTTGTGCGGGATTGACGGCTTATAAGGTATATTTTTTTGGAACTTGAGAAAGTGAATGGATGCTTATGAGAGAGTATAGGCGGTTTTGAATACCAATATTCGTCCAGGGAACtggttggttgttgtggGTGCGGGAGGTGGTCTTGGTCATTTGGCAGGTACGTGTTTCTCATTTCTCGGAAGATGCAAACTGAGTGGTCCATGTGACTAACAAATGAACAGTTCAATACGCAAAGGCACAAGGTGCATTGGTCATCGGCGTGGACACTGGCCCCGGAAAACGAGACTTCGTCCTTGGCATAGGCGCCCAGGAATTCATCGACTTCGCAACCGAGGACCCGATTCAAAAAGTACACGCCATCACAGGATTAGGCGCACACGCCGCGGTTGTAACGGCTGGCAATGCAAAGGCTTTTGCACACGCTTGTGAGATGCTGCGGGTCGGAGGTACATTAAGCTGCGTGGGTATTCCCCCCGGAAACCCATGCCTCGAGACGCCTATCTGCACGATCGTCATCAAGGGGCTGAGAATCACGGGGAACCTTGTTGGTTCTTTGAAGGAATGCATGGAGGCAGTGGATTTAGTGCGTCGGGGTGTGGTCAAACCGGTAATCAAAGTCCGACCATTCAAGGATTTACCACAGGTTtatgaggagatggagaagggTGATATCGCTGGTAGAATTGTGCTCCAGGTTGCAGAGTGATGTGAAATATCACAGGATAGGTTGTATCAGCCAGCTCgaatcatcttcaaccaATGCACATCATTCATCAAGATCACCGCCTGGTTAACTCTCGGCTTCTCTGTAATTTTGTACGCTGCGAGTCTCGGCTGCTTGAGGTATACGCCACCTGAGATCTGCGCCTGGTTCGCAGAGCCCAACAGACAGTAAGCGAGCTGGAGCCATGACAAGAGCTTCGGCGGTCTTTTTCCGGAGAATAGAGTTCAGCACAGAGTCCTGCTCCAGAAAAGGTAGAATTTTCTGGTACAATGCATGCAAGAAATCCTGTGGTCCCAACTCGAATCCATTATAAGGCCCATTGGTGGAAGTGAACAAAACAGTATCTGCAAGGGAATTTGCAACTTCGAAGCATTTAAGTAACTACATGGGGAATGTTAGCCGAGAGCACAAGGGTAAAATAGGCAAAACCCCCACCTGGTCTCTTCCTAGAGGAAGCAAATCTGCCTCAGAGAACCAGCGCAATGACTGAAGCAGATCATGACCGACCTGGGAAGGAAAGCCGAACGTCATGACAGCTCTATCAGCAGACGAAGAGAGCAGGCCCAGACGCAGGGCCTCTTGCCAGAGGATTGTCCGCATCCATTCACGGGTGATGTGATAGTCTGCTGTTCGTGTTGAGATGCGGTCTGGTACACTTATACACAGTGAGGACAATTTTGTCTCAGTGTCTGTCAAGTCTGAGGGCGCCGTTATTCCAACGCAGGATTTACGCCGGACTGAGATGCAGTCGAATGCGAGAAAAAGCCTGGCTAACTCTAACAAGCCCTGAACATGAACATCAGATGATGTACCATGTGCAAGGTGTATCAATGGCAGTGGATCTTTGTATGACGGAGCAAGGCCGATATGAAGTGCATATCCCCTTCCAATAAGTTGTTAGTGACAGCATAGATGGATTTCAAAAAGGCTTACCTCTCGGATACCCAGAGCAGCgggaagaccagctcgcAATTCACAATCAGTGGCCCATCCAGCCCCGGTTTATTACTCTGCCTCTCATCCAAGCCAAGAATCTGAGCTTGAGCGATCGCCTCTTGAATGA
Encoded proteins:
- a CDS encoding uncharacterized protein (ID:PFLUO_004718-T1.cds;~source:funannotate), with product MVSRSIDIYDKISIGDLVVYSFYLVGGIYLCWKHGLARSAGFRFLVILSLARLIGESMRLASIHDAYNKNLYIGWMVTNSMGLGPLVLMLVGLLSRAFDSIHRNGPIILKPLYRRIVEALMAVALILLLVGGTQSKYNASGSTITIHYNSLSRVGIILMIVVTVLLLIELFLAWCNRQYIVPSEKLILPAVAVSMPLIIVRLTYSCLRILDDSTYSAWVMLGMDVIMEFIVCLIVEIAGFALDKAPEQPKQDDEEGYIRMGLEVGRR
- a CDS encoding uncharacterized protein (ID:PFLUO_004719-T1.cds;~source:funannotate); its protein translation is MASTGIPKTQTVALVRDLGGTVEFKTDYPVPMPGTNEVLAKVLYTGVCQSDLHTKAGTAAGPDGTPITKIKLPHVGGHEGIGEIVALGPDITHSHGLKVGGLVGIRFSSRICRRCEFCLAGTEQYCIKSTNHLHHEDGSFQQYIALDADYLTVLPNDVDPKVMGPVLCAGLTAYKAVLNTNIRPGNWLVVVGAGGGLGHLAVQYAKAQGALVIGVDTGPGKRDFVLGIGAQEFIDFATEDPIQKVHAITGLGAHAAVVTAGNAKAFAHACEMLRVGGTLSCVGIPPGNPCLETPICTIVIKGLRITGNLVGSLKECMEAVDLVRRGVVKPVIKVRPFKDLPQVYEEMEKGDIAGRIVLQVAE